The proteins below come from a single Carnobacterium divergens DSM 20623 genomic window:
- a CDS encoding TIGR04197 family type VII secretion effector, protein MAGIQSNFDTASQVATTMGHAADSLMSATSKSITTADQTNLTANLQTKNCNQQILSMASNYAQLFNRDVAHVQSVAKEFQRVDEELKAGLAVPLMKDPIKDLNTYVNSKK, encoded by the coding sequence ATGGCAGGTATTCAAAGCAACTTTGATACAGCATCACAAGTGGCTACAACAATGGGACATGCAGCAGATAGTTTAATGAGTGCAACAAGTAAATCCATAACAACAGCAGATCAGACAAATTTAACTGCTAATCTGCAGACGAAAAATTGTAATCAACAAATTTTATCAATGGCATCGAATTATGCACAATTATTTAATCGAGATGTAGCACATGTTCAGTCTGTGGCAAAAGAGTTCCAACGGGTTGATGAGGAATTGAAGGCGGGATTGGCTGTACCATTGATGAAAGATCCGATTAAAGACTTAAATACTTATGTAAATTCAAAAAAATAA
- a CDS encoding type B 50S ribosomal protein L31 — protein sequence MKQGIHPEYHPVVFMDSTTGFKFLSGSTKHSQETVEWENGETYPLIRVEITSDSHPFYTGRQKFTQADGRVDRFNKKYGLADANAAE from the coding sequence ATGAAACAAGGAATTCATCCAGAATACCATCCAGTAGTTTTCATGGACTCAACAACAGGTTTTAAATTCTTGTCAGGTTCTACAAAACACTCACAAGAAACTGTTGAATGGGAAAATGGCGAAACTTACCCATTAATCCGTGTCGAAATTACATCTGACTCACATCCATTCTACACTGGGCGTCAAAAATTCACCCAAGCAGACGGACGTGTGGATCGTTTCAACAAAAAATACGGTCTTGCAGACGCAAACGCAGCAGAATAA